The Neodiprion pinetum isolate iyNeoPine1 chromosome 5, iyNeoPine1.2, whole genome shotgun sequence genome segment TTTCTctaaatttgaagtaaatcgGTTGAACCGTTTCTGCGACATCGCGCAAACATTGCACGTAGTTAAATGGCCAACGTTACTGCGAATGACATGGATTCCAAAAGTTCATCCTCCTTTTCAGTCCCCTATACACATTCATATGATTAAACCTCCTCGATTTGATATTGGTGCGATTCACATGTATCCTCTGTTTACCGGtgataaataaacgaataaacgaaCACGTTCCCCAATTCGCTTTGCTTGTAGAATTATTCGAATACAGTGACAGATCAACAACATCTTCAGATCCACCAGAGGCACTCCCCTACCATGCAATACGCCCGTGGCGACCGACGACTTTTGGTCAAGATTGTGAAGGCATCCGATATCGGTGGCGCCGAAGGGTGCAAGGAACCCTACTGCGTTGTAGAACTCGACGAACCACCACAGAAAAATCAAACTTCCATCAAAAAGGACAACGTCAACAATCCGCATTGGGACGAAGCTTTCTTGTTGTAAGTTTCATGTATTGAAACACCATCGGTGGGACAGTCACTTATACGGTTACTCGATTCGTGTAAATTAACCGCTCGGACGAAGGTGTTGAATTCTCGTAGCTATTCATTAATTCTCTAAATACCCCCAAATCCACAAAGTCATGCGAACGTTTTTCGTGCCGGATTCTTTGCGGTCTCAAAGAACTTCCGGGAACCCTGGGAGGTCTTTGTTGAATGTCTTATTGtgagatgaaatttcttttcagcGACGTTAGTCAGAACACGTCGGAGGTGCTGCTGGAGGTTTACGACCACGTTAATAAAGGGCAGCGTTTCCTGGGACTTGGGATCGTGGGTGTGGAGGAATTGCTGATCAACCCTAGTCAGAGACAAATCATACCTCTGCAGGCTCGGCCTTATGAACAGGACGAAGTTACGGGGACCCTGACAGTCGAGGTAGCATGAGGCGTGTCACTGACATTCCCTTTTTTCGACAGGGGATTTTTGGGCTTCGCTATGTACTGTACCGAGCATCGAGTCGGACCGATGTCCTCGCATTTGTTCGTTGCTCCTACAACTTTGTTCCGTTTGACCATTGCGAATGCTTCGATGGTGCGGCTAGTCTCACTCGATATTTCGACTTTCAGTTCCTCTTCATCGAGGGCGCCGAGGTGCCGCAGATCGGGACCAAACCGTACAAAGTCAAAGAGAACATCAAGCCGGTCCAATCGCCGACCCGTAGCTACACACCAACAAAACATCTGAACAACACTAGCTTAAATTACAACAACGGTAACAGCACCTTTATCTTATACGATTCTGGCAGTCAGTCTCCAGGGGGTGGTAATTATGATATACACAGTCGATTATTCCGTGTGGTCTACCCTCTGATCGTAGTACGCCgccaacagttttttttttttttgtcatagTTTTTATACTTTCCAACCTCTCCCATTACATCCGTTCTCATCGTACCTTTCcatttattaatttctcaatttttaatttcttatcgTGTTCACTTTTTGTCCATATATATGATTACTCGGTTTTGTACCCATGTGTTGTCTTTACcccgttttcgttttttaaccTCTCTCTTTTCCTTATGTGTTTATTGACTGGTCGTTGTATAGAATTTGGGGAAATCGACATTAGACTAGACTTCAGTTTATCCATTTTTGATTGCTTGACGATCAGAAACCAGAACGTTGCATATGAAGTTTCGGTCCAATTTCAGATTACCTCTCCAATGGGAATGGGCTCGATTCTCCGTACAGGACGGGCCAATTCAACGGGAACAAGGGGACGCTGATAGTCCACAGCCAGCAGAGAGTAAGTTTGGTTTTGTTCAGCTACAGACTAAGAGTGGAatcattgaaatttgtttgatAAAAGATTCGGATCCCATTCTGTTGTCATTAACAAAAATGCATACATACTGTTTTCTCTTTACAGCAGCCAGAGCGACAGATCGTCAAGGTACGAGACATTACACCATCATCATCTTTCGAATTGTTGtctaaaatttaaatttgcatCTTGTGTCTGTGGAATTTCAAGAGTTTAGCTTCAAATCCCGTGTACAGTAACAAATGACGCATCTGCCATTTTGTTTTATCTTATTTAACAAGCAGACTTTTGTTGGTATACAATATCTCTGTATTGTCTTTTTGGATATATGTTGTACTGACTACTGGGTTTGAAACGTGCGGGATTCCGTTGACGATTAAAAAGATTTCGGAAAGTACGATCGGACaggtttcgaaaaaattttgaaattctgatgCCGACTTGAATAATTCATcggtatttttattaaaatcagCTGGCAGCTAAGGTAGAGAACTCACCAGACGAGAGACTGACTTTCCAAACCTAAATTTCAGAGCCTAATAATAACGAATGCTGAGTGCCGTGTGTTTACTAATCCAACAGGTTGCACTGACGGAAGCTGGAAATTGGCAAGAAGTCTCGCCTGAGGTAATTGCTTGttgtttttcctttcctcTCCCGTTTCATGTACTCTGCAGCTAAAAATCTTTAACTCTTGCAAAAAGATAGCCGATCGATGTCGTGCAGTCATCATTGGGCacatatttttcgtcactcAGAGCCATTAAAAAAGCCTATTCTATCTTTCAGCACGGTACAAAAGTCAACAGCACGGGATCGGGTCCAGAAAGCACTCCGAATTCCTCAAATTCTGAAGGACTCAGAGGTTCGTAAGGTCGCGAGTTTTCTCGCCGTTAATTATttaaacgataattttttaccaagcCAATTTTATTCTCGCAGAGAGAGGTAGGACGCGGAGAAAACGCCGGGACTTTTTTGGGACTATAAAGAGGCGCCTTGGCCGATCAAAGAACAGGAGTCGGTCTGTCGGACCCGAAGGTGATGCGCCGTACGAAGAAGCCCATTCGAGGTCGATATCAGCCGACAGAGCTCGCGATCCTGGCTCAGGTGAGAATACCATGAACATAATGcgaacaaaaaacaataatttctaTAGTATAAAATAATCGCAGACTGTCGTTATTATTACGTTTTCGTTCAACACTGACTTAACACTCGGGATTTTTGGCacataaaatttcatacacTTTTGTCATAAGATGTGCATGAAGTATCTGCGTACATGTAATTGTTATGCGttagttttaaaaataacaaatcgGACGTTTCTCTTCTTCATTTATCTCGTGATTGATGTGTAGTTTTACTAGGATCGATTTAGTTTGTAAAGAAGATCTAGTGTcaggtgggaaaaaaaaagaagaattacgTACAGAGATCGATTAAGAAATACTAATATCAAAGAATCGTTCAAGTGAGTCCATTTTTCTATTGTAGTATTAtaggaattttttaatcactcgGTAGAGTTTCGCGCCAATCGTATCACAACCTTTCTACGTAATTTGATTAACATGAAAAGCTCTGTACATGTTCGCATTGAATAGCGGGCTGTACTTTTgtgtacataaatattattGGCTGCCGGAAATATTGTTTTGCCTGATAAGTGTCAAACAATAAGTACATATGGAATGTGTAAATGAAAGTGAATAGTTGTATGTaagattatttcatttattcacaTAACTTGACGTAAATAGTTTCTCTTATCATCGTTTTCATACTCACTGTACACTCtctgtttttatttacatattataacCAAAACGGCACCTACTCAAATTGGTAAGTTCATTTCACAGttgtatataaaaatacatttgaTACATTTATCGTTTCGCTTTTAATTGAATTGCATTTTTGTATAGCTGTTAGTAATTGAATAGGgtatatacttatatgtataccgAACCTGAACGTGGAAACAAGCCGTCTCGGCGCCTGCAGACAGGCAGCCCGAGTTTCAATCTGCCATCTTAGGAACGATATTGTAACGCCCGGTTGCCTATATGCAGGCGCAGAACTGGTCGATTCCACGTTTAGGCCCGTTTTACACGATTTATACCTGCCCAAAAGTAAAGTTTGGAGGACAATAATATTGTGTAGGTGTatggaaatagaaattttgagGGTATACCGCTAGAGATTACTAGAAATGCTCGTCCATCGAGTGAAATCTTCCtgtgaaattgtaaattttcatatgGCAAACTCCTGGCGTGTAATGCAAGAACATTTACACAGGTTTGCTGTCCGTACCAGGAAGAGAAGAACAGTCTAGGAGGTCGAGTCTGAGCGAGGCTTCTGCAGTGAGTGGAACTTCGACGCGAACTTACCTGAACGAGGCTTCGACCCTCGTTCTGGAAACCCTGGAGAACGGGATAAAGAAGTGAGTAAAAattagagaaatatttttaaaaaaagtttccttCGAATGTTCATTTTGACAGTCGATCTCAGGCTTTGTAATCCATAAATTTCGAGTCTGAAATTGTAAACTTTCGATAATTTACAGACACTACCTCGTGCCGTTGTCTCTCGCGCAAAAGAgtaaatggagaaaaaaaggcACGAAATTGCACATCTTCAACGATCACACCTTCATTGCGAAACACATGCCAGGGTAAGATTAAATTGTCAAGTGACCTGCGTTTACTTGAGAGAAAATAACGAGGGGGGAAAGTAAGGAGAGAGATTTGGTAGCGTTATCGATGGATTTTTTCTGCAATATTCAGAGGCACAATTTGCGAGGTTTGCAAGCGAACTTTGGCTCGAAGGTTGGGTAAGCAGGGCTACGAGTGCAGGGACTGTCAGCTTAAATGTCACAAGCATTGCCACGTCAAAGTCGACTCGACTTGCTCATCGTCGACCATACAGAGCATCGAATTGTGAGTAAAACGAGATGAtttatcatttgaaaaataatatcgtagttattcatttatttatttacttgatCGATTTTTATCTTAAAATTATGACAATAAAGTCgtacggaataaaaaatattatatattttcgtgcggaaggaaaaaggaacggggttgtatacattttttaataataagtGATATTTCGATTCGATTAATTTGACGAaacgatattttattcaaatcataTACTAATCAGCAAATattgtgcattttttttttataattttttaattgtacgtattatacaagcttcttgagctttttctttaatttcttcatgTCCTTCAggtgattttcaattttaactttATTTACTCGCATCTCTTTAtccaataacaataatattcatcttaataataataataataattcataattaaaaaaaaataaaactcgcAGTAAGTTATTTATACCACAATTTTTCtaatgcatttttattttgaccTTTGAAAAGGTCCCTTCTGCCAGTACTGAGCGAATAGGATAGGTAAGCtgaacaaataataaaagaaaaaaaaaaaaaaaaaggaaacaatcCCAAAAAATAGACTAACAATCAATTGACAATTCTCTCCTACGTTTCTCCTGCGCATGATTTGCTCCGCATTTCTGTAACTGCAAcctgtataatttttaaacaatcagACATTTTTCCTGCTCGTGTTTTTCCGTAGCTATGAACGAACGCATAATGTTTGGCAAGGCTTCTTTGCTACCCCGGAATTAATTGACGATATTTTGTCAGTGATAATTACGACGATTAATCGCTTTTCATTCTATGTTTTACCTAtcctatattatatattttgtatGAATATTTGGCAGTATGCGTGAATTTTTGGCAAAGCTTTAAACAGTATTTCTCCCTcctttatataattattcttgcAAGTACAATTCTTCGACCATTGCGAAAGTCGAAATATGCAATGTTTGAGCGATATTTTAATAGACTCAGCGTAcgttatgaatatattttagaACTATTTTGAGATATGCACTTGTTCATTCCTTTCAACACTTTTTTTCAGTACAGCAATTTACACCTTTATTTGGATTCTGAAACGTCTAAGGTCTTCTCGATGAAAGTTGTTCCCCTAAAATATGTAATCGCGATATTCGTATGATTTTGTTATTCTGTTTTTTCTGAAGGATCATTTTCATCGAGGTGTATGTCAatctttctcttctgttgTGCTACTAATCCTTGCTCGTTTTATTACCCatgtaatttttaaacaataataattgcatTCATAATAATACTTACCCGTCGGTATTGATTGTTGATATCTATTGTAAATACACAGACTTGATAATTGTGCAACTACTGCGTACTAATTTATTCATATGATTTCAGAACGTACATAAAAAATACGCAACACGAACGAAAGCCATCGACTCGACTATGCTAGTGAGAAGttgtaaattaaatattacgatacaattacattaataacattaataataatgataataatattaaaattaatttatgataacgaataaataatcgaTAACAATCACGTTTATTATCCAGAATACGAGTCACAGAAATAACGGTAATAACACACTGGAATATAATCTAAAGAAACACAAAGATgtgaataatattaatgattacaatattattaataatagatacatatatataataatatattacaaaCAAAGAtggaaatataatttcaatatgCCTAAAGTGATATATggacgtatatatatatatacacaggtGTGTTTCAAACAATGACCTGTAACGCGTTGTTCCTTTCATGGATCAACTTTTGACAACGCAATTATGCGTCATTAATTAAACTGAATGAACGTTTGACTTATGCACGATAAAATTATCACTTAATCTTTGCAGAAACTACCAGtctctctttctatttctCTAATCGTTTATACCAATCTCAATTTTCCGAGTACACGTTCCTGTAACACACTCGGTCATCATAATTATACAATGCCAATTCgggtattaattatttttacatcgcCTATAAAACgtgctacgaaaattattgtaacaaAAATCCTCGGTACGCTGGAACGGAaattgcaattaaaaaaaaaaaaaaaaaaaagaaaacccgacgctcaatttttttcttctttggaGACCCGAATCTTATACttatttgtttaaacaattctAGTGTTCGTCGTAAATTATCCGTACAAAGTTCACGCACCTGTGATTTTTGAAGATATAAtgcgtaattaaaaattacacgcCAGTGATTTAGGCCACTAgtgacaatattttataattagattaatataaatgatgatgaaaaaatcagaTCCTGCAAATTATATACGAGGtataaaacaaattgaaaatcattatgaataaatatatatataatatattacatttataaataaagaaGCTAATGAACGATGACTGCAAATAAAGAATTAGAATCGTTTTGTTAAATTCAAAGTTGAGAATATAATCATATAATCTTtacgtaatatatatacaaatcaTGCAATCAACTATAATTTGAtgcagtttttcaattttctatacGATATGGTATCTCTATTATACCTAGATACGTCTTACTATATTTCGCTGTAAGATATTAATTATACTCATTaggtacacatacatacatacacacaacACGTACATTTAATTCCCTGATGCTTTTAATTCTCCGCTtatctgtctctctctctctctctttctctctgtccCTGTCactctatttattttttgtaaagcttactatattgaaaaatatatacagatatacatCTACCGTTGCAAATGAATTATTGAGTCAAtcattgttgaaattttcttataatttattta includes the following:
- the LOC124220475 gene encoding uncharacterized protein isoform X8, whose protein sequence is MFLDSNWTWLAERWGNMADLAERVDDLICSFDSAGDTTMDTLSMLVFGWMLFGLIVLCVGKYVYNRFALNAIGASGSVKDGHGFAAHATVDGVVTPGAGASVGGPGAGGLKGSAQNSRNASSPVSVSLKSSSIGAGPGTLAAGPGGGGGGSSGYVPPTPPVRKRLTRKTSGPLISPARSSRTLHLPTATGADAEAVRWVNELIVWLHSDLVILNELLATWVISLNEFTAGSVEEHGVGVEFVRVLPETHSPVLSNIFCECDSKDDVTITCDCEATPALQLKAFRQRGEKVEASHYRVNVNRFRARLHLVCITEKLLLDLKCDGWPEVKVSLAPVGTIKKDLDESQLQEVVTEIVVGALRGTNVHLNLVQYPTCPRLWREPPPQPGFSLPLHYDSMNYSNTVTDQQHLQIHQRHSPTMQYARGDRRLLVKIVKASDIGGAEGCKEPYCVVELDEPPQKNQTSIKKDNVNNPHWDEAFLFDVSQNTSEVLLEVYDHVNKGQRFLGLGIVGVEELLINPSQRQIIPLQARPYEQDEVTGTLTVEFLFIEGAEVPQIGTKPYKVKENIKPVQSPTRSYTPTKHLNNTSLNYNNDYLSNGNGLDSPYRTGQFNGNKGTLIVHSQQRQPERQIVKHGTKVNSTGSGPESTPNSSNSEGLRERGRTRRKRRDFFGTIKRRLGRSKNRSRSVGPEGDAPYEEAHSRSISADRARDPGSGLLSVPGREEQSRRSSLSEASAVSGTSTRTYLNEASTLVLETLENGIKKHYLVPLSLAQKSKWRKKGTKLHIFNDHTFIAKHMPGGTICEVCKRTLARRLGKQGYECRDCQLKCHKHCHVKVDSTCSSSTIQSIELTYIKNTQHERKPSTRLC
- the LOC124220475 gene encoding uncharacterized protein isoform X6 codes for the protein MFLDSNWTWLAERWGNMADLAERVDDLICSFDSAGDTTMDTLSMLVFGWMLFGLIVLCVGKYVYNRFALNAIGASGSVKDGHGFAAHATVDGVVTPGAGASVGGPGAGGLKGSAQNSRNASSPVSVSLKSSSIGAGPGTLAAGPGGGGGGSSGYVPPTPPVRKRLTRKTSGPLISPARSSRTLHLPTATGADAEAVRWVNELIVWLHSDLVILNELLATWVISLNEFTAGSVEEHGVGVEFVRVLPETHSPVLSNIFCECDSKDDVTITCDCEATPALQLKAFRQRGEKVEASHYRVNVNRFRARLHLVCITEKLLLDLKCDGWPEVKVSLAPVGTIKKDLDESQLQEVVTEIVVGALRGTNVHLNLVQYPTCPRLWREPPPQPGFSLPLHYDSMNYSNTVTDQQHLQIHQRHSPTMQYARGDRRLLVKIVKASDIGGAEGCKEPYCVVELDEPPQKNQTSIKKDNVNNPHWDEAFLFDVSQNTSEVLLEVYDHVNKGQRFLGLGIVGVEELLINPSQRQIIPLQARPYEQDEVTGTLTVEFLFIEGAEVPQIGTKPYKVKENIKPVQSPTRSYTPTKHLNNTSLNYNNDYLSNGNGLDSPYRTGQFNGNKGTLIVHSQQRQPERQIVKVALTEAGNWQEVSPEHGTKVNSTGSGPESTPNSSNSEGLRERGRTRRKRRDFFGTIKRRLGRSKNRSRSVGPEGDAPYEEAHSRSISADRARDPGSGLLSVPGREEQSRRSSLSEASAVSGTSTRTYLNEASTLVLETLENGIKKHYLVPLSLAQKSKWRKKGTKLHIFNDHTFIAKHMPGGTICEVCKRTLARRLGKQGYECRDCQLKCHKHCHVKVDSTCSSSTIQSIELTYIKNTQHERKPSTRLC
- the LOC124220475 gene encoding uncharacterized protein isoform X1, with product MFLDSNWTWLAERWGNMADLAERVDDLICSFDSAGDTTMDTLSMLVFGWMLFGLIVLCVGKYVYNRFALNAIGASGSVKDGHGFAAHATVDGVVTPGAGASVGGPGAGGLKGSAQNSRNASSPVSVSLKSSSIGAGPGTLAAGPGGGGGGSSGYVPPTPPVRKRLTRKTSGPLISPARSSRTLHLPTATGADAEAVRWVNELIVWLHSDLVILNELLATWVISLNEFTAGSVEEHGVGVEFVRVLPETHSPVLSNIFCECDSKDDVTITCDCEATPALQLKAFRQRGEKVEASHYRVNVNRFRARLHLVCITEKLLLDLKCDGWPEVKVSLAPVGTIKKDLDESQLQEVVTEIVVGALRGTNVHLNLVQYPTCPRLWREPPPQPGFSLPLHYDSMNYSNTVTDQQHLQIHQRHSPTMQYARGDRRLLVKIVKASDIGGAEGCKEPYCVVELDEPPQKNQTSIKKDNVNNPHWDEAFLFDVSQNTSEVLLEVYDHVNKGQRFLGLGIVGVEELLINPSQRQIIPLQARPYEQDEVTGTLTVEFLFIEGAEVPQIGTKPYKVKENIKPVQSPTRSYTPTKHLNNTSLNYNNGNSTFILYDSGSQSPGGDYLSNGNGLDSPYRTGQFNGNKGTLIVHSQQRQPERQIVKVALTEAGNWQEVSPEHGTKVNSTGSGPESTPNSSNSEGLRERGRTRRKRRDFFGTIKRRLGRSKNRSRSVGPEGDAPYEEAHSRSISADRARDPGSGLLSVPGREEQSRRSSLSEASAVSGTSTRTYLNEASTLVLETLENGIKKHYLVPLSLAQKSKWRKKGTKLHIFNDHTFIAKHMPGGTICEVCKRTLARRLGKQGYECRDCQLKCHKHCHVKVDSTCSSSTIQSIELTYIKNTQHERKPSTRLC
- the LOC124220475 gene encoding uncharacterized protein isoform X2; this translates as MFLDSNWTWLAERWGNMADLAERVDDLICSFDSAGDTTMDTLSMLVFGWMLFGLIVLCVGKYVYNRFALNAIGASGSVKDGHGFAAHATVDGVVTPGAGASVGGPGAGGLKGSAQNSRNASSPVSVSLKSSSIGAGPGTLAAGPGGGGGGSSGYVPPTPPVRKRLTRKTSGPLISPARSSRTLHLPTATGADAEAVRWVNELIVWLHSDLVILNELLATWVISLNEFTAGSVEEHGVGVEFVRVLPETHSPVLSNIFCECDSKDDVTITCDCEATPALQLKAFRQRGEKVEASHYRVNVNRFRARLHLVCITEKLLLDLKCDGWPEVKVSLAPVGTIKKDLDESQLQEVVTEIVVGALRGTNVHLNLVQYPTCPRLWREPPPQPGFSLPLHYDSMNYSNTVTDQQHLQIHQRHSPTMQYARGDRRLLVKIVKASDIGGAEGCKEPYCVVELDEPPQKNQTSIKKDNVNNPHWDEAFLFDVSQNTSEVLLEVYDHVNKGQRFLGLGIVGVEELLINPSQRQIIPLQARPYEQDEVTGTLTVEFLFIEGAEVPQIGTKPYKVKENIKPVQSPTRSYTPTKHLNNTSLNYNNGNSTFILYDSGSQSPGGDYLSNGNGLDSPYRTGQFNGNKGTLIVHSQQRQPERQIVKVALTEAGNWQEVSPEHGTKVNSTGSGPESTPNSSNSEGLRERGRTRRKRRDFFGTIKRRLGRSKNRSRSVGPEGDAPYEEAHSRSISADRARDPGSGREEQSRRSSLSEASAVSGTSTRTYLNEASTLVLETLENGIKKHYLVPLSLAQKSKWRKKGTKLHIFNDHTFIAKHMPGGTICEVCKRTLARRLGKQGYECRDCQLKCHKHCHVKVDSTCSSSTIQSIELTYIKNTQHERKPSTRLC
- the LOC124220475 gene encoding uncharacterized protein isoform X9, whose amino-acid sequence is MFLDSNWTWLAERWGNMADLAERVDDLICSFDSAGDTTMDTLSMLVFGWMLFGLIVLCVGKYVYNRFALNAIGASGSVKDGHGFAAHATVDGVVTPGAGASVGGPGAGGLKGSAQNSRNASSPVSVSLKSSSIGAGPGTLAAGPGGGGGGSSGYVPPTPPVRKRLTRKTSGPLISPARSSRTLHLPTATGADAEAVRWVNELIVWLHSDLVILNELLATWVISLNEFTAGSVEEHGVGVEFVRVLPETHSPVLSNIFCECDSKDDVTITCDCEATPALQLKAFRQRGEKVEASHYRVNVNRFRARLHLVCITEKLLLDLKCDGWPEVKVSLAPVGTIKKDLDESQLQEVVTEIVVGALRGTNVHLNLVQYPTCPRLWREPPPQPGFSLPLHYDSMNYSNTVTDQQHLQIHQRHSPTMQYARGDRRLLVKIVKASDIGGAEGCKEPYCVVELDEPPQKNQTSIKKDNVNNPHWDEAFLFDVSQNTSEVLLEVYDHVNKGQRFLGLGIVGVEELLINPSQRQIIPLQARPYEQDEVTGTLTVEFLFIEGAEVPQIGTKPYKVKENIKPVQSPTRSYTPTKHLNNTSLNYNNDYLSNGNGLDSPYRTGQFNGNKGTLIVHSQQRHGTKVNSTGSGPESTPNSSNSEGLRERGRTRRKRRDFFGTIKRRLGRSKNRSRSVGPEGDAPYEEAHSRSISADRARDPGSGLLSVPGREEQSRRSSLSEASAVSGTSTRTYLNEASTLVLETLENGIKKHYLVPLSLAQKSKWRKKGTKLHIFNDHTFIAKHMPGGTICEVCKRTLARRLGKQGYECRDCQLKCHKHCHVKVDSTCSSSTIQSIELTYIKNTQHERKPSTRLC
- the LOC124220475 gene encoding uncharacterized protein isoform X5 — its product is MFLDSNWTWLAERWGNMADLAERVDDLICSFDSAGDTTMDTLSMLVFGWMLFGLIVLCVGKYVYNRFALNAIGASGSVKDGHGFAAHATVDGVVTPGAGASVGGPGAGGLKGSAQNSRNASSPVSVSLKSSSIGAGPGTLAAGPGGGGGGSSGYVPPTPPVRKRLTRKTSGPLISPARSSRTLHLPTATGADAEAVRWVNELIVWLHSDLVILNELLATWVISLNEFTAGSVEEHGVGVEFVRVLPETHSPVLSNIFCECDSKDDVTITCDCEATPALQLKAFRQRGEKVEASHYRVNVNRFRARLHLVCITEKLLLDLKCDGWPEVKVSLAPVGTIKKDLDESQLQEVVTEIVVGALRGTNVHLNLVQYPTCPRLWREPPPQPGFSLPLHYDSMNYSNTVTDQQHLQIHQRHSPTMQYARGDRRLLVKIVKASDIGGAEGCKEPYCVVELDEPPQKNQTSIKKDNVNNPHWDEAFLFDVSQNTSEVLLEVYDHVNKGQRFLGLGIVGVEELLINPSQRQIIPLQARPYEQDEVTGTLTVEFLFIEGAEVPQIGTKPYKVKENIKPVQSPTRSYTPTKHLNNTSLNYNNGNSTFILYDSGSQSPGGDYLSNGNGLDSPYRTGQFNGNKGTLIVHSQQRQPERQIVKHGTKVNSTGSGPESTPNSSNSEGLRERGRTRRKRRDFFGTIKRRLGRSKNRSRSVGPEGDAPYEEAHSRSISADRARDPGSGLLSVPGREEQSRRSSLSEASAVSGTSTRTYLNEASTLVLETLENGIKKHYLVPLSLAQKSKWRKKGTKLHIFNDHTFIAKHMPGGTICEVCKRTLARRLGKQGYECRDCQLKCHKHCHVKVDSTCSSSTIQSIELTYIKNTQHERKPSTRLC
- the LOC124220475 gene encoding uncharacterized protein isoform X3, with the translated sequence MFLDSNWTWLAERWGNMADLAERVDDLICSFDSAGDTTMDTLSMLVFGWMLFGLIVLCVGKYVYNRFALNAIGASGSVKDGHGFAAHATVDGVVTPGAGASVGGPGAGGLKGSAQNSRNASSPVSVSLKSSSIGAGPGTLAAGPGGGGGGSSGYVPPTPPVRKRLTRKTSGPLISPARSSRTLHLPTATGADAEAVRWVNELIVWLHSDLVILNELLATWVISLNEFTAGSVEEHGVGVEFVRVLPETHSPVLSNIFCECDSKDDVTITCDCEATPALQLKAFRQRGEKVEASHYRVNVNRFRARLHLVCITEKLLLDLKCDGWPEVKVSLAPVGTIKKDLDESQLQEVVTEIVVGALRGTNVHLNLVQYPTCPRLWREPPPQPGFSLPLHYDSMNYSNTVTDQQHLQIHQRHSPTMQYARGDRRLLVKIVKASDIGGAEGCKEPYCVVELDEPPQKNQTSIKKDNVNNPHWDEAFLFDVSQNTSEVLLEVYDHVNKGQRFLGLGIVGVEELLINPSQRQIIPLQARPYEQDEVTGTLTVEFLFIEGAEVPQIGTKPYKVKENIKPVQSPTRSYTPTKHLNNTSLNYNNGNSTFILYDSGSQSPGGDYLSNGNGLDSPYRTGQFNGNKGTLIVHSQQRQPERQIVKVALTEAGNWQEVSPEHGTKVNSTGSGPESTPNSSNSEGLRERGRTRRKRRDFFGTIKRRLGRSKNRSRSVGPEGDAPYEEAHSRSISADRARDPGSGLLSVPGREEQSRRSSLSEASAVSGTSTRTYLNEASTLVLETLENGIKKHYLVPLSLAQKSKWRKKGTKLHIFNDHTFIAKHMPGGTICEVCKRTLARRLGKQGYECRDCQLKCHKHCHVKVDSTCSSSTIQSIELSLLPVLSE
- the LOC124220475 gene encoding uncharacterized protein isoform X7 codes for the protein MFLDSNWTWLAERWGNMADLAERVDDLICSFDSAGDTTMDTLSMLVFGWMLFGLIVLCVGKYVYNRFALNAIGASGSVKDGHGFAAHATVDGVVTPGAGASVGGPGAGGLKGSAQNSRNASSPVSVSLKSSSIGAGPGTLAAGPGGGGGGSSGYVPPTPPVRKRLTRKTSGPLISPARSSRTLHLPTATGADAEAVRWVNELIVWLHSDLVILNELLATWVISLNEFTAGSVEEHGVGVEFVRVLPETHSPVLSNIFCECDSKDDVTITCDCEATPALQLKAFRQRGEKVEASHYRVNVNRFRARLHLVCITEKLLLDLKCDGWPEVKVSLAPVGTIKKDLDESQLQEVVTEIVVGALRGTNVHLNLVQYPTCPRLWREPPPQPGFSLPLHYDSMNYSNTVTDQQHLQIHQRHSPTMQYARGDRRLLVKIVKASDIGGAEGCKEPYCVVELDEPPQKNQTSIKKDNVNNPHWDEAFLFDVSQNTSEVLLEVYDHVNKGQRFLGLGIVGVEELLINPSQRQIIPLQARPYEQDEVTGTLTVEFLFIEGAEVPQIGTKPYKVKENIKPVQSPTRSYTPTKHLNNTSLNYNNGNSTFILYDSGSQSPGGDYLSNGNGLDSPYRTGQFNGNKGTLIVHSQQRHGTKVNSTGSGPESTPNSSNSEGLRERGRTRRKRRDFFGTIKRRLGRSKNRSRSVGPEGDAPYEEAHSRSISADRARDPGSGLLSVPGREEQSRRSSLSEASAVSGTSTRTYLNEASTLVLETLENGIKKHYLVPLSLAQKSKWRKKGTKLHIFNDHTFIAKHMPGGTICEVCKRTLARRLGKQGYECRDCQLKCHKHCHVKVDSTCSSSTIQSIELTYIKNTQHERKPSTRLC